The window TCGGGTGCGTCAAAACGGTCGTACGCACACACTGTTCGCAGTCGAAATCGCTCGAACATCCTTGAGGAGCCCCTGCTTTGCAGGCTGCTGTCACCGTCACCCCTGCCCGTCTTCCGGAACTTCTCCTCGGTCTCGCCACCGTGCGGCCCGTGTTCGTCTGGGGTGCCCCCGGCATCGGAAAGTCCTCCCTGGTGCGGGACTTCGCCGAATCGCTGGGCCTTGAATGCGTGAGCCTGCTCGGCACCCAGCTGGCGCCCGAGGACCTGATCGGCGTACCGCAGATCCGGGACGGGCGGTCGGTGTTCTGTCCGCCGGAGACGATCGCCCGTGACGAGCCGTACTGTCTGTTCCTGGACGAGCTGAACGCGGCCACCCCGGATGTGCAGAAGGCGTTCTACTCGCTGATCCTGGACCGCCGTATCGGCAACTACGAGCTGCCCAAGGGGTCCATCGTCATCGGGGCCGGCAACCGCGCCACCGACAACGCGCTCGCCCGCCCGATCGCCTCCGCGCTCGTCAACCGCCTCACGCATGTGCATCTGGAGGCCTCGCCCAAGGACTGGCTGGTCTGGGCCGGGAACAACGGCGTCCACCCGTGGGTGGTGGACCACCTCACCGACCGCCCGGAC of the Streptomyces sp. NBC_00287 genome contains:
- a CDS encoding ATP-binding protein; amino-acid sequence: MQAAVTVTPARLPELLLGLATVRPVFVWGAPGIGKSSLVRDFAESLGLECVSLLGTQLAPEDLIGVPQIRDGRSVFCPPETIARDEPYCLFLDELNAATPDVQKAFYSLILDRRIGNYELPKGSIVIGAGNRATDNALARPIASALVNRLTHVHLEASPKDWLVWAGNNGVHPWVVDHLTDRPDHLWSKPPKTEEPFSTPRSWHMLSDALHSFGHGLDEETLKVLAHGTLTPAHATAFCGYVKIVRSQFGIEAIIKGDARWPNRLEDRDLLYYLADSFRGRLIKELPVSKEHMSASGRQTAYRAKSLLVQLAEISVEVAQTVIASDADGNPVLPSWFLVEAARDMPRLVEARR